The Pyxicephalus adspersus chromosome 1, UCB_Pads_2.0, whole genome shotgun sequence sequence tacaaagccagctccacagagacatcaggcctgatttaataaagctctccaaggctgcagaagaatacactttcatcagtgaagctgcatcttccagcaaacctggaatggatctggtccaggattcaaaacatttgctagcaaatagtaaataactttgaagaaatcacttccatgtttgatggatcacccagcttcactgatgaaagtgtattccttcCAGcctgggaagctttaataaatcaggccagtttGTGTCACCAGTTCTCATAGATCTAGGACCGGGGGCTATAGCTAGCATTGCTGTACTTGGATGGATATTGTCCTCCGAAGTCTGAAATATGTGCTGTATTTTACAGGTTTCTCCGTGTCTGAACGTCCTGTCTTGGCTGCTGTTCGTTAGTGACACTGATGTCCTGGCTGATGCCTGCTGGGCCTTGTCCTACCTGTCTGACGGACCCAACGATAAGATCCAAGCAGTCATCGATTCTGGAGTGTGCCGGAGACTGGTGGAGCTTTTAATgtaagaaaacaacattttaaggTGTACCTATACAAACCTTCATACGGTTTACATAAACTGCTGGAAGAACAATAGAGATTCATAAGTGTTTGTGCCCAAAccgtctaatgtccctaccttattCCCCATTGACCTCAATCTCATTAATTTTGCAGACACCCACATGAATGGCCAATGGCAGGGGTAGCACCTTCATCATTCTAGAGCCGACCTGGCTGTGTACTTGGATAATATTAAAAGATTTTGACACTGACCATTACTTCCAGAACACCTGTGGGTGTTGGTGTTAATGAGATTGAGGTCATAGAAGGCTTGATTGACCTGGTACTCAGCCTCGCTGAAAGTAAACCAGTTCCTCTGACAATGAGGTGATGTATACGCTCATCAACCAGAAAAATCACTTTAGTCATTGTTTTGGCCATGCTAAGGTGGCTTTGGAGTTGGCATATTCTTTGTCATTTTAGCATTTCCTCAAGGGAAAGATGGTCATtctggcaactaaactaataaaaggaaNNNNNNNNNNNNNNNNNNNNNNNNNNNNNNNNNNNNNNNNNNNNNNNNNNNNNNNNNNNNNNNNNNNNNNNNNNNNNNNNNNNNNNNNNNNNNNNNNNNNNNNNNNNNNNNNNNNNNNNNNNNNNNNNNNNNNNNNNNNNNNNNNNNNNNNNNNNNNNNNNNNNNNNNNNNNNNNNNNNNNNNNNNNNNNNNNNNNNNNNNNNNNNNNNNNNNNNNNNNNNNNNNNNNNNNNNNNNNNNNNNNNNNNNNNNNNNNNNNNNNNNNNNNNNNNNNNNNNNNNNNNNNNNNNNNNNNNNNNNNNNNNNNNNNNNNNNNNNNNNNNNNNNNNNNNNNNNNNNNNNNNNNNNNNNNNNNNNNNNNNNNNNNNNNNNNNNNNNNGTAACAGAGATtgtggatccagggaacatccgattgcctcattggATCGGGAaggaatcaggaatttttttcccctcttgaaacaaattgtaccagggtttttcctctggatcatctatgtctTTAGGgttttgggatatgtttatttccttagtggttgaacttcatgaactttttttcagcctgacttactatgatacaatgatcattttatagatatatgtaaaatataaaaatgtatttaaaaaagaaaatttcttccAATACGGAGCTTACAACTATTTATATGCTCATGGAGGCAGCCATAATTTCAGTATTACACAAAGGTTGCACTTTGAAGCTTCTTCTCATGATAAAAGTCTTTGTTTCTTCCAACACAGCAAaagcaatgcaaagaaaaaaagaaaaaatctagcTAATAGCTACATGAAGATAAACCCGTCAATGATAGCTCAGAATATGTGCTCACTGCCATTACACTATAGATTAATAATTCAGGGGCTTTATTAAGTACAAATGTTATCTCTTTACTCGTTGTATGGACCGGAAGTATCATCTAACAAAACTTACACATTGAACCTTTAACATTTATTGATGTGATTTCAGGCACAATGATTATAAAGTGGTGTCACCGGCTTTGAGAGCTGTTGGGAACATTGTGACCGGCGATGATGTTCAGACACAGgtgagcaaaatatatttttcattcagcaaacctggaatggattgtttAATAGcatttgctaatatttagcaaatgttttcaatctttgaccagatccattccaggcttgctgtagcacccaggttctcccataatacagtgtatcttctccagtcttggagggctttgatAAATGTGTATAGAAGTTATTCTAATGCCTCATAATAAAGCTATGGCAGTCAGCAGATGTAGGGCTCCAGTAAAGTGCCTATAGGTCACACAGAAAGCATAtccagcacattaaaaaaaaaaaagtttcttcgtGACTGATAGACATTTGTTGGGTTATAGTTCAGCCCCTCCCGGGTTATTAAATATTCCTTCAATTTTGTTACCTGTCTAGCCAGTTGTTTTACCCTATATATAAAAGTAGTAAAGTTTCCTACATATTCTGTACTGGCATTCTTCTGTTCTTGGGGGTCTTGGCAGAGAACCACTTTGGAGAGCAGATAAGTATTGTCCTATTGTATGGGTAGCTAAACCCCACAGCCCCAACAAAATGCTGAAGAATCACTTTTAGGGTTGCCTTTTAACATTACTTGCATGGCTTgtgctttattcatttttctttttttttctttctggtacACAGGTGATTCTGAATTGCTCAGCACTGCAGAGTTTGCTGCACCTTCTCAGCAGCCCCAAAGAGTCCATAAAGAAAGAAGCCTGCTGGACGATATCCAACATCACAGCCGGCAACAGGGCGCAGATCCAGGTAGGTGGAAGGGATGTTGTATATAATGGGCAGtacaaaatatctatatttcttGTCCAATAAGCATGAAATGttacaaatgaataaatcatATGCTAAACACGTTCAGACAGCAGGTGGAACATTCTAGACACAAATTGTTTATGCTGCAGTAAgtgagcaataaaaaaagttttttttattcttatacattttttatatagcaccaacatatgtcatgtcactagctgtctctcaaaggagctcacaatctaatgtccctaccatagtcatatgtctttaatacagtctaaggacaattttggagggaagccaattaacctaactgcatgtttttggaatgtgccANNNNNNNNNNNNNNNNNNNNNNNNNNNNNNNNNNNNNNNNNNNNNNNNNNNNNNNNNNNNNNNNNNNNNNNNNNNNNNNNNNNNNNNNNNNNNNNNNNNNNNNNNNNNNGGTTCATTTTAGTAGGCAGTGATTTGCTTTCTTATTGAGAGAACTTCCAGCTTTGGAAAAGCTTAGTCCTCTACCACCTCCCAAAAATGATTCCTGCACTTACCCAATCTTGAGTGCTGTCTTCAGCAGCTTCGCTGCTCAGGCACCAGTCTGCGGCACCACTTCATGTGAGCCCCGGGAGTCAAAGTTCCGTTTCTAACCCTGGACTCACAGGTGAATGCTGCAGAGAGCAGCGTCATACCATTATGTAGTACTGTTAGTATCTGCCCACCACCACGCAAAGAAGAGAACCTGTAACAACAAGCGACACAAAGAATTTAAGGTTGCAGAAATCCCAAGCCCGGTGTAACATTGTAGTGTTTTCTTACAGACGGTGATCGACGCTGACATATTCCCAGCTCTCATTAACATCCTACAGACAGCAGAGTTCAGGACAAGGAAGGAGGCAGCATGGGCCATCACAAACGCCACATCCGGGGGATCAGCAGAGCAGATCAAGTAAGTTTCACTTACGATATAATATTCTTATGACCCATTACCATAAAGGTTCATGGTTTCTTAGACTGAAAGTCTGGTGTGCACAGAGGAGAAATGTTCCAAAAGTTCTTTTGTTGcaattttattaatgatttatcCAGAGATACCTGTGATTAACAATTTACTGTCCACAATCTGTAGATGATTATTCCTCTGACAGCTGGCACTTGTAACTGCACACTGCAAGTGAGTTGTCACTGACTACTTCAGTCTCAACAAACaaccagtaaccaatccaagcaattcctgatcatgtgatcaatATACTAGTATTTGCATAGCCATCACGTGAAGGTTTAAGGTTTCATTCACAAATTAAACCTGCATTTGGCATCATGCTGACATGCTGTGTTTCACTGTTTAGGTCAGATTTTACCGAGATGCCCTGCATAGCATTCTAAatttccctattctatccaataATGGCaagttataaagaaaaataaaaccttaatatTGTAAGGGCTATGTCGGAAGGTTGAAATATCTGTTTAGCTGGTGGGGGAAGaatcgcacaataggaggggagatatggatttGTCGGAGGTAGTGAGGGATTTAAGAGACAGAGGCAGACAGGTAGGTGAGGGTCAAgtgatgggttttgagggctcttatAAAGAAGtagaaagtagtagcaagcccaataggatgaggaagacaattccagagagtcggggcagctctagaaaagttttggagctgtgtgtgtgattaggttatgagtgaggaagtcattggagcaGGGCGGGGTTGTAttaggtcagaaagataagtgggacaataactgtggagtgatttaaaggcaaagcacaggagattgagtttgattttaaagtgaaatggaaaccaatgaagagagctacaaagagatgcagcagaagtgctgggaaggctgtgtatcaggtaggtaggtgggaaggatggataagtctggctgcagcattcatgatagattgcacaggagagagtcgggttagtaaaATACCAGAGGGGAGGATTTACAGTGGTCCAGTTCTATTTATGCTGATTTGGggaatatacccccccccccccttccatacTTGAATGCCACTGTGCAGACCAGGTTGCAATTCCTCCACATACAGCAAGTAGGACATCGGCTGGATTTCCTCTCTgcaccattttttatattgtaaattatttcacTTCTTGCCTGTATACAATACACACAGCTGATAGACGTAAGTTGCACCATCTTTGTGCAGATTTTCAACTccttgattttgttttctttaaggtATCTGGTGGATCTGGGCTGCATCAAACCCCTTTGTGATCTCCTTACCGTCATGGATTCCAAGATCGTGCAGGTGGCCCTAAACGGGCTGGAAAATATCTTAAGATTGGGGGAGCAAGAGGCCAAGCGCAATGGAACAGGCATAAACCCTTACTGTGCCCTCATAGAGGAGGCTTATGGTAAGTGCACACACATGAGTACCTAGATGCGCCTGAGTAGATTTATAGAACGATGGTGACCCCTGTGCTTTCTTCCCATCTTTAGGTCTAGACAAGATTGAGTTCCTGCAGAGTCACGAAAACCAGGAGATCTACCAGAAGGCTTTCGACCTGATCGAGCATTACTTTGGCACTGAGGATGAAGATACCAGTATTGCCCCACAAGTAGACCTCAGCCAGCAGCAGTACATATTCCAGCAGCGAGAAGCACCCATGGAGGGATtccagctctaaaaaaaaaaaaaaaaagcagaaggggGCTCAGCATGCCACACAGTAATCTTCATGTTCTCCTTTCAGATCCTTGCTCAGTTGATTGCCGCGTGCGCTATACACCTTTCTGTCCACTCCTAATGCCCCCCAATTGCCCTCTTTTATTTTCACCTCTCTCATTGCTGCCTTTTACTTTTCTACCCCTAAAAGCAGCTTATAGTCTCCCTTTCTTAGGCTTCCATCTTCCCTTTATTTCCCTTTTCCACCTCCTtttgtccccctcccccccctttttttttttcaacatacgGCGCTGTCAGCGGAGCCAGGAGCACGACTCCCTGGCCAAAAATAAGAGAGGGCTGAGCCTCTGTAGAAGCCACTATTATGGTGTCAACCCATCCGATGTGCTTTAACATATCTTCATTTCACCTTTGACTCAAATATGTacgctacaaagacaaaaatcGACTTTAGTGacaaagatatatatgtataaaaaaaaaagcaaaaaaaaaaaaaaacagaacaactgAACACCTGACAGCTTCAACCGGCAACATCCAGGACCCGAGGAGACGGTCAGGACGCATACATGACATTTAGACGCGCTGGTGCGAAAGAAGAATCGCCTCTATGATACTGCTGCCTGGCTTATGATTTTCCGAGGGAGAGCTTGGAGACTTCCTTTGTGTGATGTGCAagcctgggcaaaaaaaaaaaaaaagtcgtcATGATCGGAAGAAacgaaaaaaataaaagtagtggATAATCCTACCTGTCCTTCAGCAGGATTGAAGAAAACGTAAAATTGTGTCTGGCCATCTCAATCCGTGGAAGTGATGGTTCAGCTCTTTCAATGATCTCTACAGGCTGCCTTGAGTATTTAGTTTTGTTACTtgctcatgttttatttttgtgtctctCTCTTCCCTCAATCCCCAAACACCACAAGACTGTGGACTGCTTCCCCAGAGACACACGACGGACTTCAAATTCTTTTGTGAAGACTTTTCTAGCGACTctttaaattacaaaacagaaaaaaaaacacacacaaaaaaaaaagtaaagactcTCCCCGTCCCTACAAACTGACATCCAAGAAATGTGATTAGACTGATCGTACTTCTGCATGCCGATGTTCGACTTCTGAATTTGGGCTTCGCAGGCAAAGTCTTCTCTATATCCCCAACCCCACCCTCTTCATATATCTGGTTTACAGAGATACCCCGGTGTAGTTtagagtatatatatttttattttcatgaatgcAGCAATTTTGGTTTGCTGTGtaaattattgcattattttaatgtaaacattatatatgttcccaaatccattttttttttctttttctttttcttttttttttttttttttttttttttaaaggtaattggTGACCTTTTTAAACCCAAATCCCTCCTTTCTCACCAGACCGGGTGCACATTATGCCCGGAATGGGAAAGGGGTAACAGCTCGGCTTCATGCCCTTTCTGGAtttacaaccataaaaaaaaatattcatggacATTTTCCTCCCATCCCTAAAACAATACCTGTCTGGATCAGCACATTAAAGCACAAATCATATCGTTTGGCCTTTTTATCCGTTGCCCTTGTGTTTCTGTCAGGTACATCCCACAGATTTGTGTTGAGGATTTTTCCTGCCGATACTGAATgcctaattgtaaaatattaatgttccTTTCCCCTGCGGTTCATTGTTCACTGATTTGggatggttctttttttttttgtccataggGAAAGATTGCATTTGAgggcattaaaaaatatataataataatatattctatatgcTTGATTAAAAAATGACTAGCGCTA is a genomic window containing:
- the KPNA1 gene encoding importin subunit alpha-5, yielding MTSSGKENSRMKSYKNKSLNPDEMRRRREEEGLQLRKQKREEQLFKRRNVANAEEAPEDEGMADGNFHESQINNMEMASSGVITADMIEMIFSNNPEHQLTATQKFRKLLSKGNYIRMGHFEAAWVLTNIASGNSLQTRIVIQAGAVPIFIELLSSEFEDVQEQAVWALGNIAGDSTVCRDYVLDCNILPPLLQLLSKQNRLTMTRNAVWALSNLCRGKNPPPDFAKVSPCLNVLSWLLFVSDTDVLADACWALSYLSDGPNDKIQAVIDSGVCRRLVELLMHNDYKVVSPALRAVGNIVTGDDVQTQVILNCSALQSLLHLLSSPKESIKKEACWTISNITAGNRAQIQTVIDADIFPALINILQTAEFRTRKEAAWAITNATSGGSAEQIKYLVDLGCIKPLCDLLTVMDSKIVQVALNGLENILRLGEQEAKRNGTGINPYCALIEEAYGLDKIEFLQSHENQEIYQKAFDLIEHYFGTEDEDTSIAPQVDLSQQQYIFQQREAPMEGFQL